Proteins encoded together in one Micromonospora auratinigra window:
- a CDS encoding TraR/DksA family transcriptional regulator, which yields MAKPADTRTAGRKPVAKATRSAAETEKIRAALAARRDELTAEYDQTLSEITELQRDRLTDSAGDDQADTGTKTFEREQEISLANSIKERITQVERALERLDEGGYGWCERCGNPIPVERLAAFPSATLCVTCKQLEERR from the coding sequence ATGGCGAAGCCAGCCGATACCAGGACCGCCGGTCGCAAGCCGGTGGCGAAGGCCACCCGCAGCGCGGCGGAGACCGAGAAGATCCGGGCCGCGCTGGCGGCCCGCCGGGACGAGCTGACCGCCGAGTACGATCAGACGCTGAGCGAGATCACCGAGCTGCAGCGCGATCGGCTGACCGACTCGGCCGGGGACGACCAGGCCGACACCGGCACCAAGACGTTCGAGCGGGAGCAGGAGATCTCCCTCGCCAACAGCATCAAAGAGCGGATCACGCAGGTCGAGCGCGCCCTGGAGCGCCTCGACGAGGGCGGGTACGGCTGGTGCGAGCGGTGCGGCAACCCGATCCCGGTGGAGCGGCTCGCCGCCTTCCCGTCGGCCACCCTCTGCGTGACGTGCAAGCAGCTGGAGGAGCGGCGCTGA
- a CDS encoding potassium/proton antiporter, whose protein sequence is MTPGLDTALLVGAAVLLVAVGAVRFSTRLGVPSLLVYLALGVAIGEAGLGIRFDDVELTRVLGFCALIVIIAEGGLSARWSTLRPALGMAAALSTVGVLVSIVVVGCVVHLLLGLDWRLALLYGAVLSSTDAAAVFATLRRLRLPPRLVATLEAESGMNDAPVVIVVVLLSRSAAEAGHPWWYEVFLVGYELGAGAAVGVAAGLAGRYALRRAALPSAGLYPIAVVGFTVLAYAAGAVLHASGFLAVYVAGVLLGNARLPHRQAILGFADGLAWLAQIGLFVLLGLLASPGRLADAVLPAVVTGLALLLLARPLSVVVSALPFRFPPREQLFLSWAGLRGAVPIVLATIPLSLRVPGADRLFDAVFVLVVIFTLLQAGTLAPAARRLGVTAPAEAAEIRVETAPLERMRADLLQLEVPPGSRLGGVHVDELRLPVGASVTLVLRDGSGFVPGPDTRLKVGDSLLIVATAETRDEAERRLRAVSRRGRLARWFGEYGEDRES, encoded by the coding sequence ATGACGCCTGGGCTGGACACCGCGCTGCTGGTCGGCGCGGCCGTGCTGCTGGTGGCGGTGGGCGCGGTGCGGTTCTCCACCCGGCTCGGCGTGCCGAGTCTCCTGGTCTACCTCGCGCTCGGGGTGGCGATCGGGGAGGCCGGGCTGGGCATCCGCTTCGACGACGTCGAGCTGACCCGGGTGCTCGGGTTCTGCGCGCTCATCGTGATCATCGCCGAGGGCGGGTTGAGCGCGCGCTGGAGCACCCTGCGTCCCGCCCTCGGGATGGCCGCCGCGCTCTCCACCGTCGGCGTGCTGGTCAGCATCGTGGTGGTCGGCTGCGTGGTGCACCTGCTGCTCGGCCTGGACTGGCGGCTGGCGCTGCTGTACGGCGCGGTGCTCTCCTCCACCGACGCGGCGGCGGTCTTCGCCACGCTGCGCCGGCTGCGCCTGCCGCCCCGGCTGGTGGCCACCCTGGAGGCCGAGTCCGGCATGAACGACGCCCCCGTGGTGATCGTGGTGGTGCTGCTCTCCCGCAGCGCGGCGGAGGCCGGTCACCCGTGGTGGTACGAGGTCTTCCTGGTCGGCTACGAGCTGGGGGCCGGGGCGGCGGTCGGGGTGGCCGCCGGCCTCGCCGGTCGGTACGCGCTGCGCCGGGCGGCGCTGCCCTCGGCCGGCCTGTACCCGATCGCGGTGGTGGGCTTCACCGTGCTGGCGTACGCGGCCGGCGCGGTGCTGCACGCCTCCGGCTTCCTCGCCGTCTACGTCGCCGGGGTGCTGCTGGGCAACGCCCGGCTGCCGCACCGGCAGGCGATCCTCGGCTTCGCCGACGGACTGGCCTGGCTGGCCCAGATCGGCCTCTTCGTCCTGCTGGGGCTGCTGGCGTCGCCGGGGCGGCTGGCCGACGCGGTGCTGCCGGCCGTGGTGACCGGGCTGGCGCTGCTGCTGCTGGCCCGGCCGCTGTCGGTGGTGGTCTCCGCGCTGCCGTTCCGGTTCCCCCCGCGCGAGCAGCTCTTCCTCTCCTGGGCCGGGTTGCGCGGGGCGGTGCCGATCGTGCTGGCCACCATCCCGCTCTCGCTGCGGGTGCCGGGCGCGGACCGGCTCTTCGACGCCGTCTTCGTGCTGGTGGTGATCTTCACCCTGCTCCAGGCGGGGACGCTCGCCCCGGCGGCCCGGCGGCTGGGGGTGACCGCGCCGGCGGAGGCGGCCGAGATCCGGGTGGAGACGGCCCCGCTGGAGCGGATGCGCGCCGACCTGCTCCAGTTGGAGGTACCGCCCGGCTCCCGGCTCGGCGGGGTGCACGTCGACGAGCTGCGGCTGCCGGTGGGCGCCTCGGTGACCCTGGTGCTGCGCGACGGGTCGGGTTTCGTGCCGGGCCCGGACACCCGGCTGAAGGTGGGCGACAGCCTGCTGATCGTGGCCACCGCCGAGACCCGGGACGAGGCCGAGCGGCGGCTGCGGGCGGTCAGCCGGCGGGGTCGGCTGGCCCGGTGGTTCGGCGAGTACGGCGAAGATCGGGAGAGCTGA
- a CDS encoding DUF167 domain-containing protein, which translates to MVTGDAPVTVAVRVKPGAARSRVGGRFDGPHGPALVIAVHAPAVDGRATEAARRALAEALGVRPAAVSLRAGAASRDKLFLVERPAPGLPDVLRRLRDGSAE; encoded by the coding sequence GTGGTGACCGGGGACGCCCCGGTCACCGTCGCCGTGCGGGTGAAGCCGGGCGCCGCCCGGTCCCGGGTGGGCGGACGCTTCGACGGCCCGCACGGGCCGGCCCTGGTGATCGCCGTACACGCCCCCGCGGTGGACGGCCGCGCCACCGAGGCGGCCCGACGGGCTCTCGCCGAAGCCCTCGGGGTCCGGCCGGCGGCGGTCTCGCTGCGGGCCGGCGCGGCGAGCCGCGACAAGCTCTTCCTGGTCGAGCGCCCGGCCCCGGGGCTGCCCGACGTGCTGCGTCGGCTGCGCGACGGATCGGCCGAGTGA
- a CDS encoding DivIVA domain-containing protein translates to MPLTPADVHNVAFKKPPIGKRGYDEEEVDAFLDEVERELARLIEENNELRAQVERGGRGGAPAGPGGDARLAAELNDVKAQLDRVQRDKAAAEQAARAMQAELEQVRAQGGPAAGGDGEQQALRVLMMAQRTADDHVSDARREADQLLSEARSKAEEVTREARAKADALERDARQRHQEAMGGLDAKRTALQKHIEELKQFEREYRTRLKAYLESQLRDLDGRGQGLEAEMTRVEGNRAAGGSNGLATAGLAGSYGGGRSNSLESGR, encoded by the coding sequence ATGCCGCTGACCCCGGCCGACGTTCACAACGTCGCCTTCAAAAAGCCGCCGATCGGCAAGCGGGGGTATGACGAGGAGGAGGTCGACGCCTTCCTGGACGAGGTCGAGCGCGAGCTCGCCCGTCTGATCGAGGAGAACAACGAGCTGCGCGCCCAGGTGGAGCGCGGCGGTCGGGGTGGCGCTCCCGCCGGCCCCGGCGGCGACGCCCGCCTCGCGGCGGAGCTCAACGACGTCAAGGCCCAGCTCGACCGGGTGCAGCGCGACAAGGCGGCCGCCGAGCAGGCGGCCCGGGCGATGCAGGCCGAGCTGGAGCAGGTCCGCGCCCAGGGCGGTCCGGCCGCCGGCGGTGACGGCGAGCAGCAGGCGCTGCGGGTGCTGATGATGGCCCAGCGCACCGCCGACGACCACGTGTCGGACGCGCGCCGCGAGGCCGACCAGCTGCTCTCCGAGGCCCGCTCCAAGGCCGAGGAGGTCACCCGCGAGGCCCGCGCCAAGGCCGACGCCCTCGAGCGGGACGCGCGCCAGCGGCACCAGGAGGCCATGGGCGGCCTGGACGCCAAGCGCACCGCGCTCCAGAAGCACATCGAGGAGCTCAAGCAGTTCGAGCGCGAGTACCGCACCCGGCTCAAGGCCTACCTGGAGAGCCAGCTGCGCGACCTCGACGGTCGGGGCCAGGGCCTGGAGGCCGAGATGACCCGGGTGGAGGGCAACCGTGCCGCCGGGGGCAGCAACGGTCTCGCCACCGCCGGCCTCGCCGGCTCCTACGGTGGCGGCCGCTCCAACTCGCTCGAGTCCGGCCGCTGA
- a CDS encoding YggT family protein yields the protein MLSILFQVLYLLLYFFLLVLLARFVLGAVLAYGRRWQPGRGASAGLEVVWSVTDPPLRALRRVIPPLRIGTVSIDLASLVLLVILFVLMEFVFRRLIFAFA from the coding sequence GTGTTGTCCATCCTGTTCCAGGTGCTCTACCTGCTGCTGTACTTCTTCCTTCTTGTCCTTTTGGCGCGATTTGTCCTTGGGGCGGTGCTGGCCTATGGTCGCCGCTGGCAACCGGGGCGGGGAGCGTCGGCGGGACTGGAAGTCGTGTGGAGCGTCACTGATCCGCCCCTGCGAGCGTTGAGGCGGGTGATCCCACCACTGCGAATTGGTACCGTGAGCATCGACCTGGCCTCCCTTGTGCTCCTGGTTATCCTGTTCGTGCTGATGGAGTTCGTGTTTAGGCGCCTGATCTTCGCGTTTGCCTGA
- a CDS encoding cell division protein SepF has translation MGALRKAGVWLGLVEEDDERAYEDGGYDKGGYRDSRYRSSRYSEEFADEEDDESEEPPATRTRVGERGRLSERASSRIAEAERAEVERPERTERSERSSVRSITRSGAGESSGALSYHTRDNLALAPQVQQRERALPVEDEQRYQITTLHPTTYREARTIGEHFRDGVPVIINLTEMDEADARRLVDFAAGLAFGLRGTIERVTNRVFLLSPANVQVTAEDKAKIAEGGFFSLS, from the coding sequence ATGGGTGCACTGCGCAAGGCGGGGGTCTGGCTCGGTCTCGTCGAGGAGGACGACGAGCGGGCGTACGAGGACGGTGGCTACGACAAGGGTGGCTACCGGGACTCGCGCTACCGGTCGAGCCGGTACTCGGAGGAGTTCGCCGACGAGGAGGACGACGAGTCCGAGGAGCCGCCGGCGACCCGTACCCGGGTCGGCGAGCGGGGGCGGCTGTCCGAGCGGGCGTCGAGCCGGATCGCCGAGGCCGAGCGCGCCGAGGTCGAGCGTCCGGAGCGGACGGAGCGGTCGGAGCGGTCCAGCGTGCGGTCGATCACCCGGTCGGGGGCAGGCGAGAGCTCCGGCGCGCTGAGCTACCACACCCGGGACAACCTCGCCCTGGCGCCGCAGGTGCAGCAGCGGGAGCGGGCCCTGCCGGTCGAGGACGAGCAGCGCTATCAGATCACCACCCTGCACCCGACCACGTACCGCGAGGCGCGCACCATCGGTGAGCACTTCCGCGACGGGGTGCCGGTGATCATCAACCTCACCGAGATGGACGAGGCGGACGCCCGCCGGCTGGTCGACTTCGCCGCCGGGCTGGCGTTCGGGCTGCGCGGTACGATCGAGCGCGTGACCAACCGGGTGTTCCTGCTCTCACCGGCCAACGTCCAGGTCACCGCGGAGGACAAGGCCAAGATCGCCGAGGGTGGCTTCTTCAGCCTGAGCTGA
- a CDS encoding YggS family pyridoxal phosphate-dependent enzyme — protein MTDNPAPVRPDRRAELAAGLAQVRARIADACTAAGRDRGDVTLVAVTKTYPAGDVVALAGLGVTDVGENRDQEAAGKAVEAAAAGATPRWHFIGQLQRNKCRSVVRYADVVQSVDSVRLAGALATAAAARDRPLEVLVQVSIDGDPARGGALPDSADPERGLDPVADAVAAAGALRLGGLMAVAPLGWEPERAFARLAEVAQRFRDRYPAATALSAGMSGDLEIAIGYGATHVRVGSALLGMRPTLR, from the coding sequence ATGACCGACAACCCCGCCCCGGTACGACCCGACCGTCGCGCCGAGCTCGCGGCCGGGCTGGCGCAGGTGCGTGCCCGGATCGCCGACGCCTGCACGGCGGCGGGCCGCGACCGGGGCGACGTGACCCTGGTCGCGGTGACCAAGACGTACCCGGCCGGCGACGTGGTGGCCCTGGCCGGGCTGGGCGTCACCGACGTGGGGGAGAACCGGGACCAGGAGGCGGCCGGCAAGGCGGTCGAGGCCGCCGCCGCCGGGGCGACGCCGCGCTGGCACTTCATCGGCCAGTTGCAGCGCAACAAGTGCCGTTCGGTGGTCCGGTACGCCGACGTGGTCCAGTCGGTCGACAGCGTCCGGCTGGCCGGCGCGCTGGCGACCGCGGCTGCCGCCCGGGACCGGCCGCTGGAGGTGCTGGTGCAGGTCAGCATCGACGGCGACCCGGCCCGGGGCGGCGCGCTGCCGGACTCGGCCGACCCGGAGCGCGGGCTCGACCCGGTGGCCGACGCGGTCGCCGCGGCCGGGGCGCTGCGGCTGGGCGGCCTGATGGCGGTGGCCCCGCTGGGCTGGGAGCCGGAGCGGGCGTTCGCCCGACTGGCCGAGGTGGCGCAGCGCTTCCGCGACCGCTATCCGGCGGCCACCGCGTTGTCGGCCGGAATGAGCGGCGATCTGGAAATCGCGATCGGATACGGCGCGACACATGTCCGCGTCGGCAGCGCGTTGCTCGGAATGCGCCCCACGCTGCGGTAG
- the ftsZ gene encoding cell division protein FtsZ, giving the protein MTPPHNYLAVIKVVGIGGGGVNAVNRMIEVGLKGVEFIAINTDAQALLMSDADVKLDVGRELTRGLGAGANPDVGKNAAEDHRDEIEEVLKGADMVFVTCGEGGGTGTGGAPVVANIARKLGALTIGVVTRPFSFEGKRRQVQAESGIEELRNQCDTLIVIPNDRLLALGDRNISMMDAFRTADQVLLSGVQGITDLITTPGLINLDFADVKSVMSGAGSALMGIGSARGENRAVEAAEAAISSPLLEQSMDGARGVLLSIAGGSDLGLFEINDAAQLVTDAAHPDANIIFGAVIDDALGDEVRVTVIAAGFDGGAPAYKAVEPTRKSNQNQPPQPTAPVPPPATMPAPQQSPRRVLFDDVDVPDFLKNGS; this is encoded by the coding sequence ATGACACCTCCGCACAACTACCTGGCGGTCATCAAGGTCGTCGGCATCGGGGGCGGTGGCGTCAACGCCGTCAACCGGATGATCGAGGTTGGGCTCAAGGGCGTCGAGTTCATCGCGATCAACACTGATGCGCAGGCGCTGCTGATGAGTGACGCCGACGTCAAGCTCGACGTCGGCCGGGAACTGACCCGCGGGCTGGGCGCCGGGGCCAACCCGGACGTCGGGAAGAACGCCGCCGAGGACCACCGCGACGAGATCGAAGAGGTGCTCAAGGGCGCCGACATGGTCTTCGTGACCTGCGGCGAGGGCGGCGGCACCGGCACCGGCGGCGCGCCGGTGGTGGCGAACATCGCCCGCAAGCTCGGTGCGCTCACCATCGGTGTGGTCACCCGGCCGTTCTCCTTCGAGGGCAAGCGCCGCCAGGTGCAGGCCGAGTCCGGCATCGAGGAGCTGCGCAACCAGTGCGACACGCTCATCGTGATCCCGAACGACCGGCTGCTCGCCCTCGGTGACCGCAACATCTCCATGATGGACGCCTTCCGGACCGCCGACCAGGTGCTCCTCTCCGGTGTCCAGGGCATCACCGACCTGATCACCACGCCGGGTCTGATCAACCTGGACTTCGCCGACGTCAAGAGCGTGATGAGCGGCGCGGGCAGCGCGCTGATGGGCATCGGCAGCGCCCGCGGCGAGAACCGCGCCGTCGAGGCCGCCGAGGCGGCCATCTCCAGCCCGCTGCTGGAGCAGAGCATGGACGGCGCGCGCGGCGTGCTGCTCTCCATCGCGGGCGGCTCCGACCTGGGCCTGTTCGAGATCAACGACGCGGCACAGCTGGTCACCGACGCGGCCCACCCGGACGCCAACATCATCTTCGGCGCGGTCATCGACGACGCGCTCGGCGACGAGGTGCGGGTGACGGTGATCGCCGCCGGCTTCGACGGGGGCGCTCCCGCGTACAAGGCGGTGGAGCCGACCCGCAAGTCCAACCAGAACCAGCCGCCGCAGCCGACCGCGCCGGTCCCGCCGCCGGCCACCATGCCGGCGCCGCAGCAGTCGCCCCGCCGGGTGCTCTTCGACGACGTCGACGTGCCCGACTTCCTCAAGAACGGGTCCTGA